The genomic window GCTCGCGGTTGGCGAGAACCTCTATGGCAACCAGGAGGTGACCAACCTCGTGCGCCTCGGTGGCTGGCGCAGCGAGAAGGACCTGATCCAGGTCGACCCGCCGCAGTCCTACGGCCTGCATGCCTTCGCCAGCATGGCGCTGGGGCTCGAGGCGCAGGGCTGGGGGGCCGGCAGCCATTTCCCGCACGGCGGCAACCAGATGTCGCTGGCGCTGGTGGCCGGCCTGGGCCTCGGCGGTTGCGAGGCCTATCCCGGCGTGTTCGGCTCCTTCGGCGGCTTTGCCGACGACACGCGGGTCGAGGACGGCTTCGTGCATCCGCCGCAGCGGCCCGGCATCGGCTTCGAGGGCCACGGCGCGCTGCATGCGCTGATGAGCTCGGTCGGCGCCGGGCTGAAAACCTCCTGATCGATCTCCGTCCTCTCGCAAGCTCTCGCAAGCCCATGAACTTCGTCACCTTCCATACCGACTCCGATCCGACGCCCCGCCTGGGCGCGGTCGTCGATGGCGCCATCGTCACCCTGCCCGGTGACATGGTGGCCCTTTGCACCCGCGGCTCGGCCGGCTTCGCCGCCGCCGCGAAGGAGGCCGCCGCCGCGCCCGCCACGGCCCGCATCCCGCTCGGCAGCGCGAGGCTGCTGCCCGTGGTGCCACGGCCCGGCAAGATCATCTGCCTGGGGCTCAACTACGCGGACCACGCCGCCGAAGGCGGCAACCAGCGGCCCGACTACCCCAGCTTCTTCCTGCGCGGCGCGTCCTCGCTCGTGGCGCACGGCGCGGCGATCCAGCGGCCGCGCGTCTCGAGTCACCTCGACTTCGAGGCCGAGCTGGCCGTGGTGATCGGCAGGACCTCGCGCCACCTGAGCGAGGCCGATGCGCTCGAGGCCGTGGCCGGCTATGCCTGCTTCAACGACGCCACGCTGCGCGACTACCAGCGCAAGACGGCGCAATGGACCATCGGCAAGAACTTCGATGCCACCGGTGCCCTGGGGCCCTCGCTGGTGCCCGCATCAGCCCTGCCGCCCGGTGCCGCGGGGCTGAAGATCGAGTCGCGCCTCAACGGCACGGTCATGCAGAGCAGCAACACCGCACAGATGCTGTTTCCCGTGGCGGAAACGCTGTGCCTGCTCACCGAGGCGCTCACGCTCGAACCCGGCGACGTGATCGTGATGGGCACGCCTGCGGGCGTCGGCTATGCGCGCAAGCCACCCGTGTGGATGAAGGCCGGCGACACCATCGAGATCGAGATCGAAGGCATCGGGGTCCTGTCGAATCCCGTGGAGAACGAGGCGCAACCATGATCTTCGAACTCAGAACCTACACCGCCGAACCCGGCCGCGCCGCCGACTTCCTGAAGCTCTACGAGCACATGGCGCTGCCGCTGCAGAACAAGTACCTGGGAGGCCTCGTCGGCTTCTACGTCAGCGAGATCGGCCCGCTGAACCAGATCGTGCATCTGTGGCGATTCGACAGCCTGGCCGACCGCGAGCAACGGCGCTCGGCCATGGAGGCCGATCCGGCCTGGCAGGAATACAGGGCCCGCTCGAAGGAGCTGGGCGCCTTGCGGCAGCAGGAGTCGCAGATCCTCAAGCCGACGTCGTTCTCGCCCCGCTAGCGGCGCACCTGGCGCCGATGCGCGAAGTGGCGCCTCGAAAAACAAATACGGAGACAAGGCAATGAGCAACATCAATCGCAGGACCCTCCTCAGTGCGGTACTCGGCAGCGCATTGCCGGCGATGGCCCAGCCGGCCAAGTCGGATGTGCTGCGGATCGTCGTGCCCTTTCCCGCGGGATCGGGCATGGATGTCACCGGACGGCTGCTGGCACACACCCTCGAGACCACGAGCGGCCGCAACGTCATCATCGACAACAAGCCCGGCGCGGGCGCGGTGATCGGATCGCTGGACGTGTCGCGATCGAAGCCGGACGGCAACACCGTGCTGCTGAACTCCGCGGGCCACACGACCAACGCGGTGCTCTACAAGAGCCTGCCCTTCGACTCGAAGTCCGACTTCACGCCCATCACGCGGCTGGCCACCTACTACGGATGGGCCCTGCTGGTCGGAGCGAACTCCCGCTTCAAGACCCTGCAGCAGTTCATCGATGCCGCGAAGGCTTCGCCGGGAAAACTCACCATCGCGAACTCGGGCCTGGGCAATCCCACCCACATCATGGCCTCGCTGTTCTGCAGGAACGCCGGGGTGGAGCTGGTGCATGTCCCATACAAGGGCGCGCCGAGCAACGACCTGGTGTCGGGCGTCGTCGATTGCACCTTCCTCGCGCCGGTCTCCGCGCAGGGCTGGATTCAGGGCAGGCAGATGCGCGCGCTCGGCCTCTCGGGCACCGTGCGCTCGCCGATCGTGCCCGACGCGCCGACCTTCGCCGAGTTCGGGCTGGACGTGCCCGACATCCCCGCCTGGTCGGGCATCTGGGGGCCGAAGAACATGAGCGAAGCCGCGGCCAATTCGCTCCACGCCATGTTCGCGAAGCTCGGCCAGGACCCCAAGTACCGGCAGTACATCCAGGACGGCGGCGGCGTGCTCGAGGCCATGGCGCCGCGCGATTTCAAGGCCTTCGTCGATTCGGAGATCGACCGCTTCGCCAGGATCCTGCCGCCTTTGGGAATCCAGATCAGTTGAGTTTCAGAAGGAAAGATCACCATGAACCAAACGAACCCGAACCAGGGCCGCGCCGACGGCGCGCTCTCCAACGACATGCCCGAGGCCGTCCATGCCGACGGCATGCGCATCCTCTGGGATGTGCCGATTCCGATGAGCGACGGCGTCGTGCTGCGCGCCGACGTCTTCCTCCCGCGGGAACCCGGCCGCCATGCGGCACTGCTCTCCTACGGCGCCTATGGCAAGGGCGTGCCCATGCAGGTGGGCTACAAGAGCGCGTACGACCGCATGGTGCGCGACTTCCCCGACATCGCCGAAGGCTCGTCGAACAAGTACATGAACTGGGAAGTCATCGATCCCGAGAAGTGGGTGCCCGACGGCTTCGTCTGCATCCGTGTCGACAGCCGCGGAGCGGGCCGCTCGCCGGGCGTGCTCGACCCGACCTCGGAGCAGGAGACGAAAGACATCTACGAATGCATCGAGTGGGCGGCGGCACAGCCGTGGAGCAACGGCAAGATCGGGATGAACGGCATCTCCTACTACGCGAGCAACCAGTGGTACGTGGCCGCGCTGCGGCCTCCGCACCTCGCCGCCATCTGCGTATGGGAAGGCTTCGTCGACCGCTATCGCGATGCGGCGCGGCACGGCGGCATCTACTCGCAGTTCGGCGAGGGTTGGTACGAGCGCCAGGTGCTGCGCATTCAGCACGGCTATGGCGAGCGTGGCGCGCGCAATCCGAACAACGGCGAGCTGGTCTGCGGCCCGCAAACCCTGTCGGACGAGGAACTGGCGGCCAACCGTGCCCCGAAGATGTCCAACGAGTCGTTGAACCGCCCGCTCGACGACGCGTTCTATTCCTCGCGCAAGCCCGACGTGAGCCGCATCGAGGTGCCCCTGCTGTCGGCCGCGAACTGGGGTGGCATGGGCGTGCATCCGCGCGGCAATTTCGAGGGCTATCTGGACGCGGGCTCGAGCCAGAAATGGCTGGAGGTGCATGGCAACAGCCACTTCAGTCCCTTCTACCGCGCCGAGGGCGTTGAATTGCAGAAGCGCTTTCTCGCCCACTTCCTGCAAGGCAAGGACACGGGCTGGGACCGCCAGCCGCCGGTGCAGCTGCAGATCCGCCGGCCGGGCGAGCACTTCACGATCCGCGACGAGCAGGAATGGCCGCTGGCCCGCACGCAGTGGACCAAGTACTACCTCGAACCCGCCACCCGCACCCTGGGCACCACGCCGGCCGCCGGCGCCAGCATCGCCTACCAGGCGATGAGCGAAGGGCTCGTGTTCAAGCTTCCGCCGGCCAGGGAAGAGATCGAGATCACTGGCCCGATCGCGGCGCGGCTCGTGGTGTCTTCCAGGACGGCGGATGCCGATCTCTTCCTGGCGCTGCGTCTGTTCGCGCCGGACGGCAAGGAGGTGTTGTTCGTCGGCTCCAACGATCCGCGCGTGCCGATCGCACTGGGATGGCTGCGCGCCTCGCACCGCAAGCTGGACACGGCGAAGTCGCTGCCCTACCGTCCGTACCACACGCACGACGAGCTGCAGCCGCTCGTGCCGGACGAGCCGGTCGTGCTCGACATCGAGATCCTGCCGACCTCCATCGTGATTCCGCCGGGCTACACGCTGGCCCTCAACATCCGGGGCTGCGACTATGACCACGGACTCGGCGACGCCGGCTTCTCGGACCAGCCCTATCCGATGACGGGTGTCGGCCCGTTCCGCCACGCGAATCCGCAGGACCGGCCGCCCGAGGTCTTCGGCGGCGAGAACACACTGCACTTCGACAAGGGCAACGAGCCCTTCATCCTGCTGCCCATCATTCCCGCCAAGGGTGCTTGAGCCAGCGGGATCGCCAGAGCGGGGGCGCGGGATGAGCGATGCCATCGACACGGGCGACCACGCCTTCGTCCCAAAGCGCTGCACCAGCGCCGACCGCGTCATGTGGATCACGAAGGACCGCCTCTTCTATGCCGGCCTTCTCGGTGCCCGGAGCCTGCACACGCAAGGGGCCCTCGTCGCGTACGTCGCGATCGACGGCCGGCTGCGCGTGCGGCTCGAGGGGGGCGAATGGCAAGCGACCGAAGTAGCGATCGTCCAGCCCTACGTTCCCTACGAGATCGCCTGCGAGGGCCGCAACGTGCTCATCGTGCTGATCGAGCCCGAGACGGTCGACGCGAGCGCGCTGCCGCCGCTCTTGCGCCTGTGCGGCGCGGTGCATGCACCCGACTTCGCGGTGCATGTGCGCGAGGTTCATCGCCGGCTTGCTTCGCAAGGCGGCGCGCTCGACCTGCGCCCGTGCGATTTCGACCAGAGCTTCTTCGGCGCGGCGTTGCCCGCGCGCGCGCTCGACCAGCGCATCGCGAGCGTGCTGGAGCGCATCAAGGCCGATCCGACGGGTGCCGTCGCCTCCGACGAATGCGCTTCGCGCGTGAACCTGTCGATCTCGCGCTTCCGCCATCTTTTCAAGGAAGAGGTGGGCATTCCGTTTCGCAACGTGCGTGCCTGGAAGCGCGCCCGCAGCCTGCTGCACCACGTGCACACCGACGCCAGCCTGGTCGACGTCGCGCTCGACATCGGCTATCCCGATTCGACGCATTTCAGCCACTCGATCCGCCAGGTCTACGGGCTCAAGCCCAGGGACATCATCGCGGGCTCTCGCAAGCTGCGCATCATCGCGCAGGCGCTCTAGCCGACCCGGCGTCGAGCACGCCAGCCGTTCGGCGCAAGACGGCCATCTCGCACCGCAAGAAGATGGGGACACGATGATCGAAACACGTCCACTCCCTCACTACTTCAGCGCCGAGCATGAAGTCTTCCGATCGACGCTGCGCGAATTCGTCGACCGCGAGATCGTCCCTTTCGCGAACGACTGGGACGAGGCCGAGACCTTTCCTCGCGAGCTCTATCGCAAGTTCGGTGCATTGGGTGCCCTCGGCATCGGCTACGACGAAGCGCTCGGCGGCACGGCGGCCGACATCTTCCACTACCTCGTCGCGATCGAGGAGGTGGCGCGCGCGGGTTGCGGCGGCGTGCAGGCCTCGCTGCTGTCGCACACCATCGGCCTGCCACCCGTGGCCGCGCATGGCAGCGAAGCGCTCAAGCGGCGCGTGGTGCCGCCCGTGCTCGCCGGCGAGAAGATCGCCGCGCTGGCGGTCACCGAGCCCGGCGGCGGTTCTGACGTTGCGTCGCTCAAATGCTCCGCGCGGCGAGACGGCGACCACTATGTGCTGAACGGCGAGAAGACCTTCATCACTTCCGGCATGCGTGCCGATTTCATCACCGTGGCCGTGCGCACCGATGCGGGCTCGAAGGGCGCCGCGGGCGTGTCGGCCCTGCTCGTGGATGCAGATTCGCCAGGGCTCACCCGCACGCCGCTCAAGAAGATGGGCTGGTGGTGCTCCGACACCGCGCATCTGCATTTCGACGACGTGCGCGTACCGGTCGGCCATCTGCTGGGCACCGAGCACCAGGGCTTCAAGGTGTTCATGACCAACTTCAACAGCGAGCGGCTGTCGATGTCGGCCGCTGCCTGTGCCTTCGCGCAGGCCTGTCTCGACGAGGCCCTGGCCTGGGCGCGCGACCGGGTGACCTTCGGGAAGCCGCTGTCGCAGCGACAGGTCATTCGCCACAAGCTCGTGGACATGGCGTTGAAGATCGACGCGGCCCGCGCGCTGGTCTACGAGCTGGCGTGGCGGCTCGAGCACCGGCATGGCGATCCCGAGCAGCTCGTGGCGCGGACCTGCATGGCGAAGATCCTCTCGACGCAGGCCATGCAGTTCTGCGCCGACCAGGCGGTGCAGATCCTCGGCGGCATGGGCTACATGCGCGGCACCCGCTCCGAACGCATCTATCGCGAAGCCAAGGTGATGATGATCGGCGGCGGCTCCGAGGAAATCCTCAAGGACCTGGCGGCCCGGCAGCTGGGCATCTGAAGCGCCGCGCCATGAATGACAAGACCGACCTCGGCGGCCTGCTGGACGCATCGCCCGTGCGGCGCGGCCACGTTCTCACCGTGGCCACGCTGTTCCTCGTGCTGCTGATCGATGGCTACGACCTGGCGGTGACCGGCCAGATGCTCCCCGCGATCGCATCGGCGCTTGGCGTGCCGACCGCGAGCCTGACCGGCGCCTTCGCGCTTCAGCCCATGGGACAGGCGATCGGTGGCCTGCTGCTGTCGCCGCTGGCCGATCACTTAGGCCGCAAGCGCATGCTGATAGCGCTGCTGGCACTGTTCTCGGTCGCCACGCTGCAGAGCGTGTTCGCCACCTCGGTCTTCGGCTTCGGCGCGACCCGCTTCATCGCCGGCATGCTGGGCGGTGGCCTGCTGCCCGCGGCCGCCAGCCTGGTGGCCGACATCTCGTCCGTCAAGCGCCGCTCGACCATGGTGGGCATCGTCTATGCCGGCGTGGCCATCGGCGCCGTTGGCGCCAGCGGGCTCGTGGCCCTCGCGCTCGACCGCATCGGCTGGCAGGGCATGTACCTGATCGGCGCGTTGGCGCCGCTGCTGATGATCCTGCCGATCGTGCTGTGGATGCCGGAGTCGCCGCTGCATCTGGCGCGCACCGGCGCGCCACCGAGCGACATTCTCAAGGCGCTGCGCAAGCTGGGCATCGTGGTGGATGCCGGCACCAGGCTTCGCGGGCCGGCACGGCGAACCGGCGCGCGCATCTCGATCATCGAAATCTTCGGCGACCGCCGCGCACTCTTCACCGCGGCGCTCTGGTTCTCCTGCATCTGCGGTCAGGTCGCCGTGAACCTGTTCGGTATCGGCGCGGCCTTCTTCCATGAATTCGGGGGCGTGCCGGTCGCCAGCTATGCGGCCTACGCATCGATGGCCGGGCTGGCGTCCATCGCCGCCGGCCTGTCGACAGGCTTCGTGATCGATCGCTTCGGGCGCTATCCCGTGACCGCCGTGTACGCGCTGCTGGGCGCGCTGTCGCTGGCCGGGCTCGGCCTCTTCCCGTTCGGCAGCGCGGGCTTCATTGCCGTGATCGTCAGCGCCGGCTTCTTCGTCGTCGGCGCCTACCAGTCGCTCAACATCATCACGCCCATCGTCTATCCGGCCACGCTGCGCAGCGCCGCGGTCGGCTGGAAGGGGGCGGTCTCGCGTTTCGGCAGCAGTGCCGCACCGCTGATCGCGGCAGCACTGCTGGCGCAACAGATGGGCGTGAAGGTCGCCATGTGCGCCGCCGCGGCACCGTTGCTGATCGTGGTGCTGCTGGCGCCGGTGCTGGCCGTGCTGGAGCGCCGGATGCGATCTGACCACTCCTTGTGATAGCGATAGGAGAACAAGCGTATGTCCGATGAAGAAAAGCGCAGGCTGCGGTCGCAAGCCTGGTTCGAAGGCCGGGGCGCCAGGAACTTCGCGAACCGGGGCTGGGTTCGCAGCCGCGGCGTGCCGATGGATCACTTCGACGGGCGGCCCGTGATCGGCATCTGCAACACCTGGTCCGATCTCACGCCGTGCAATTCGCACTTCCGCGACCTGGCGCAGCATGTGCGCGAAGGCATCCTCGAAGCGGGCGGCGTGCCGATGGAGTTTCCGGTCATCTCGCCCGGCGAGATGCTGACCCGGCCCACGGCCATGCTGCTGCGCAACCTGTGCAGCATGGACGTGGAAGAGACGCTGCGCGCCAACCCGCTCGACGGCGTGGTGTTGCTGATGGGTTGCGACAAGACGACGCCCGCGCTGCTGATGGGCGCCGCCAGCGTCAACCTGCCGACCATCGGCGTGTCCGGCGGGCCCATGCTCAACGGCAGCTTTCGCGGCAAGTCCTTCGGCGTCAAGGATGCGTGGAACCTGGCGGCGGACCTGCGCGCCGGCCGCGCCGTCAACGAGGACTTCGAGGAAGCCGAGGGCTGCCTCACCCGCTCGGTGGGCGTGTGCAACGTGATGGGAACGGCATCGACGATGGCGTCGATGGTCGAGGCGCTCGGCGTGGGGCTGCCCGACAACGCATCGATTCCCGCCGTGGATGCCAGGCGCCGCGTGCTCGCGCGCATGGCGGGCCGCCGCATCGTCGACATGGTGCGCGAGGACCTCCGGCTCGACAAGGTGCTGACCCGCCAGGCCTTCGAGAACGCCATCGCGGTCAACGCGGCCATCGGCGGATCGACCAATGCCGTCATCCACCTGACGGCGGTGGCGCGGCGCATGGAAGTCCCGCTCGACATCGAGGACTGGCACCGGGTCGGACGCGACGTGCCCACGCTGCTCAACCTCCAGCCCTCGGGCCGCTACCTGATGCAGGACTTCCATGAAGCCGGCGGGCTGCCCGTGATCCTCCGCGACATGTGCGAGTCGGGCCTGCTGCACGGCAATGCGTTGACCGTCACCGGCAGGACGCTGGCCGAGAACAACGCCGACGCCGTCTGCTGGAACCCGGAGGTGATCCACAGCGTGGCAAAGCCCTTCATGGCGACCTCGGGCGTGGGCATCCTGCGCGGCAACCTGTGCCCGAACGGTGCCGTCATCAAGCCTTCGGCCGCCGAGCCGCGCCTGCTCAAGCACAGGGGGCGCGCGGTGGTGTTCGAGAACCAGGACGATTTGAGCCGGCGTGTCGACGACCCCGATCTCGAGATCGACGCGGACTCGGTCATGGTCCTGCGCAACTGCGGTCCCAAGGGCTTTCCGGGCATGCCGGAACTGGGGATGCTGCCCATTCCCGCCAAGCTGCTGAAGCAGGGCGTGACGGACATGGTCCGCATCTCGGACGCCCGCATGAGCGGTACCTCGTTCGGGGCCGTGGTGCTGCACGTGTCGCCCGAGGCGGCCGTGGGCGGCGCCCTTGCCGTGGTGCGCGACGGCGACCTGATCGAGCTCGACGTCGAGGCCCGGCGGCTCGAGCTGCTCGTGTCCGAGCAGGAGTTGCAGCAGCGGCTGGCCGCGTGGACACCGCCTGCCGCCGTGGCCACCCGAGGCTACGTCAGGCTGTACGTCGACACCGTCAACCAGGCCCATGACGGCTGCGACCTGCAATTCCTGGTGGGCCGCAGCGGCAGCGACGTGCCGGCCGCCCAGCACTGAAACCCCACAGGAGACGGATCTTGAACATTGCATTGGTACGTGACGTCGCGGCGCTCGAAGACCGCTATGGCGTCGATGACGGCTGGGTCTACATGACCGGCATCCAGGCGCTGGTACGCCTGCCGCTGCAGCAGCGCGCGCGCGATGCCGCGGCCGGATGGAACACGGGAGGCTACATCTCGGGCTACCGCGGTTCGCCGCTGGGCCGCTACGACATGGAGCTGTGGGCCGCCGAGAAGCAACTGAAGGCCGCCAACGTGGTGTTCCGTTCCGGCCTCAACGAGGACCTGGCCGCCACCGCCATCTGGGGCTCGCAGTACGTGGGGACCTTTCCGGGCGCGCGGGTGGACGGCGTGTTCGGCATCTGGTACGGCAAGGGCCCGGGCGTGGACCGTTCGGGCGACGTGCTTCGGCACGCCAACCAGGCCGGCACCTCGCCCAAGGGCGGGGTGCTGTGCCTGGCGGGCGATGACCACGGCGCGAAGAGTTCCTCGGTCGCCAACTTCTCCGATCCGATCCTCATGGCGGTCGGCATGCCGGTGCTCTATCCCTCCAACACGCAGGAGCTGCTGGACTACGGCCTGCACGGCATCGCCATGAGCCGCTTCTCGGGCTGCTGGGTGGGCATGAAGGTCGTGACCGACGTCGTCGAGGGCGGAGGCTCGGTCTACGTGGGGACGGATGCTCCCCTCATCACCGTGCCCGAGGCACCGAGCCGGCCGGTGGACCCGTTCGGCGCGGGCTACAACATCCGCGGCTTCGACATGCCGCTCCCGCAGGAGGACCGGCTCTACAACCACAAGCATGCCGCGGTGCTCGCCTATGCCCGGGCGAACCGGCTCAACCGCATCGTCATGGACCCGGCCGGAGCGGGTGTCGGCGTCATCGCGGCGGGCAAGGCCTGGCAGGACGTGCTGCAGGCCCTGGGGCGCGACGATGAAGCAACTGGGGGCGGATTCGCCGACTTGAAGCTGCTGAAGATCGGACTGGTCTGGCCGCTCGATCCCGAGATCGTGCGCGAGTTCGCGCAAGGGTTGCACACCATCGTTGTGGTCGAAGAGAAGCGGCCCATCCTCGAAGACCAGGTGCGCACCATTCTTTACGGCAGTGCGAATGCACCGCGCCTGGTGGGCAAGCTGTTCGAAGGCGGGCTCTTCGAGTCGGGTCCCGCCGACGTCGCCTTTCCGAATGCCAGCGAGATCTCGCCGGTACGGGTGACGGAAGTGCTGGCGCGCGTGCTGGGCCGTGAGGTGCCCGTGCCCGCGCAGTGCGCGAGCGCACCTGCGAAAGCGCCGGGGCCGAACCGCGTGCCCGGCTTCTGCTCGGGCTGCCCGCACAACCGTTCGACCAAGGTGCCCGACGGCAGCCGCGCGCTCGCCGGCATCGGCTGCCACAGCATGGCGCTGCTGGTGAACCCGCAGCAGACCACCACCTGGTCGCACATGGGTGCCGAAGGCGTCATGTGGCTCGGCCAGCAACCGTTCACCGCCGAGCGCCATGTGTTCGCCAACATCGGCGATGGCACGCTGGCGCACTCGGGCTATCTGGCGATTCGGCAGGCCGTCGCGGCGCAGGTGCCGATCACCTACAAGGTGCTGTACAACGGCTTCGTGTCCATGACCGGAGGGCAGGTGGTCGAGGGCAACCTCAGCCCGCCGCAGATCCTCGCGGGCTTCGCGGCGGAAGGCATCCTCAAGATGGCGGTCGTCACGGATGAGCCGCGGCGCTACGCCGCGGTGAAGTTGCCCGAGGGCGTGGCGGTGCACGACCGCACGGCTCTCGACGCCGTGCAGCGCGAGTTCCGCGAATACCCCGGCGTCTCGGTGATCCTCTACGACCAGGCCTGCGCGGCGGAAAGGCGCCGGCTGCGCAAGCGCGGCAAGCTGCCCGATCCCGACCGGCGCCTGTTCATCAACTCCGCCGTGTGCGAGGGCTGCGGCGATTGCGGCGTGGCTTCGAACTGCATGTCGATCGAGCCGCTCGAGACCGAACTCGGCCGCAAGCGCCGCATCAACCAGGGAAGCTGCAACAAGGACTATTCGTGCGTGGAGGGCTTCTGCCCCAGCTTCGTCAGCGTCGAGGGCGGAAAGCCACGCCGCGCCGCGGCGCGCGTCGAGGCGCAGGCGGCATCGCCGCGCCCTTACACGCAGGCGCTGCCCGAGCCCGACATCGCGCCGCTGCAACGCGCGTGCAGCGTGTTGATCTCCGGCATCGGCGGCACGGGCGTGGTGACCATCGGCCAGACCCTGGCCGTGGCCGCCCATCTGGAGGGCCGCTACAGCTCCAACCTCGATGTCACCGGGTTCTCGCAGAAGTACGGCGCCGTGACCTCGCACGTGCGGTTCGCGCCCGACCCCGGGATGCTGCATGCCACGCGCATCGCCGAGGGCGAGGCCGATGCCTTGATCGGTTGCGACCTCGTCGTCGCGGCCTCGGACGAATCGCTGACTCGGCTGCCAGCCGGTCGCGGCCGCGCGGTGGTCAGCACCGCCCTCGTGCCGACCAGCGACTTCGCGCGCAATCCCGACTGGCAGCTCGATCCGAAGATGCTGATCGAGCGCATCGAGGCCGCGGCGGGCACGGCCGATCTCGTGCTGATCGATGGCGAACGCATGGCCACCGCGCTGGTCGGCGATCCGATCGGCATCAACATGTTCATGCTGGGCCTGGCCTGGCAACGTGGTTTCATTCCCTTGGGGCGGGCCGCGATCGAGCGGGCCATCGAACTCAACGGCGTGGCCGTGGCCATGAACAAGGAGGCCTTCCTCTGGGGGCGACGCGTTGCCCATGACCAGCCGGCGGTCGAGCGCCACCTGAAGGCCGAGCAACCGACGCAGGTCATCACCTTCATGCCGCGGCAGACCCGGGGACTCGACCAGACCGTCGCGCACCGCATCGAGCACCTGCGTGCCCACAGCGGCGAATTGCATGTGCGGCGCTACAAGGAGCTGGTGGAAAAGGCGCGTCAGCTGGAAGCCGGCCTCCATGCGGGCGACGCCCTGGCCAGGGCCGTGGCTCACAACCACCACCGGCTGCTGGCGACCAAGGATGAGTGGGAGGTAGCCCGCTTGTTCACGCACCCTGACTTTCAATCGGCGCTGGCGCAGGAGTTCGAGGGCCCCGTCCGGCTGCGCTTTCACCTCGGGGTCTGGCCGTTCGCGCGCAAGGATCCGCACAGCGGCAAGCCCGTGAAGGGTGACGTGGGCCCATGGGTGCTTCTGGCCATGAAGTGCATGGCGCGGCTACGCGGCCTGAGAGGGACCTGGCTCGACCCGTTCCGCAACGCGGCGGAGCGTGTGCTTGATCGTCAGCTGCTGGCGCAGTACGAGGACGACATGCGTGCTGCCCTGTCCGACTTGCGTGCCGAGACCCTGCCCATCGTGACGAAGCTGGCTTCGCTGCCTCAAAGCATCCGGGGGTACGGCCATGTGCGCGAGGCGCAGGCCAGTAAGGCGGCCTTGGTGCGGCAAGAACTGCTGCGGGAACTCGAGCTGGCACGCGAGCCACTGGCGCGTGCCGCATGACGACCGGGCACTAAACTGCGGCCCATGCAGGCCGACCACTCAGCAAACCTTCAAATCATCCTCACCGTGCTGTCGCCGCCGCCAGGCGTCGACTTCGCCGTGCAGCGCGGCCGCGACGAACTGGTGAAGCCATT from Variovorax paradoxus includes these protein-coding regions:
- a CDS encoding fumarylacetoacetate hydrolase family protein, encoding MNFVTFHTDSDPTPRLGAVVDGAIVTLPGDMVALCTRGSAGFAAAAKEAAAAPATARIPLGSARLLPVVPRPGKIICLGLNYADHAAEGGNQRPDYPSFFLRGASSLVAHGAAIQRPRVSSHLDFEAELAVVIGRTSRHLSEADALEAVAGYACFNDATLRDYQRKTAQWTIGKNFDATGALGPSLVPASALPPGAAGLKIESRLNGTVMQSSNTAQMLFPVAETLCLLTEALTLEPGDVIVMGTPAGVGYARKPPVWMKAGDTIEIEIEGIGVLSNPVENEAQP
- a CDS encoding MFS transporter, with product MNDKTDLGGLLDASPVRRGHVLTVATLFLVLLIDGYDLAVTGQMLPAIASALGVPTASLTGAFALQPMGQAIGGLLLSPLADHLGRKRMLIALLALFSVATLQSVFATSVFGFGATRFIAGMLGGGLLPAAASLVADISSVKRRSTMVGIVYAGVAIGAVGASGLVALALDRIGWQGMYLIGALAPLLMILPIVLWMPESPLHLARTGAPPSDILKALRKLGIVVDAGTRLRGPARRTGARISIIEIFGDRRALFTAALWFSCICGQVAVNLFGIGAAFFHEFGGVPVASYAAYASMAGLASIAAGLSTGFVIDRFGRYPVTAVYALLGALSLAGLGLFPFGSAGFIAVIVSAGFFVVGAYQSLNIITPIVYPATLRSAAVGWKGAVSRFGSSAAPLIAAALLAQQMGVKVAMCAAAAPLLIVVLLAPVLAVLERRMRSDHSL
- a CDS encoding acyl-CoA dehydrogenase family protein, whose protein sequence is MIETRPLPHYFSAEHEVFRSTLREFVDREIVPFANDWDEAETFPRELYRKFGALGALGIGYDEALGGTAADIFHYLVAIEEVARAGCGGVQASLLSHTIGLPPVAAHGSEALKRRVVPPVLAGEKIAALAVTEPGGGSDVASLKCSARRDGDHYVLNGEKTFITSGMRADFITVAVRTDAGSKGAAGVSALLVDADSPGLTRTPLKKMGWWCSDTAHLHFDDVRVPVGHLLGTEHQGFKVFMTNFNSERLSMSAAACAFAQACLDEALAWARDRVTFGKPLSQRQVIRHKLVDMALKIDAARALVYELAWRLEHRHGDPEQLVARTCMAKILSTQAMQFCADQAVQILGGMGYMRGTRSERIYREAKVMMIGGGSEEILKDLAARQLGI
- a CDS encoding CocE/NonD family hydrolase, with amino-acid sequence MNQTNPNQGRADGALSNDMPEAVHADGMRILWDVPIPMSDGVVLRADVFLPREPGRHAALLSYGAYGKGVPMQVGYKSAYDRMVRDFPDIAEGSSNKYMNWEVIDPEKWVPDGFVCIRVDSRGAGRSPGVLDPTSEQETKDIYECIEWAAAQPWSNGKIGMNGISYYASNQWYVAALRPPHLAAICVWEGFVDRYRDAARHGGIYSQFGEGWYERQVLRIQHGYGERGARNPNNGELVCGPQTLSDEELAANRAPKMSNESLNRPLDDAFYSSRKPDVSRIEVPLLSAANWGGMGVHPRGNFEGYLDAGSSQKWLEVHGNSHFSPFYRAEGVELQKRFLAHFLQGKDTGWDRQPPVQLQIRRPGEHFTIRDEQEWPLARTQWTKYYLEPATRTLGTTPAAGASIAYQAMSEGLVFKLPPAREEIEITGPIAARLVVSSRTADADLFLALRLFAPDGKEVLFVGSNDPRVPIALGWLRASHRKLDTAKSLPYRPYHTHDELQPLVPDEPVVLDIEILPTSIVIPPGYTLALNIRGCDYDHGLGDAGFSDQPYPMTGVGPFRHANPQDRPPEVFGGENTLHFDKGNEPFILLPIIPAKGA
- a CDS encoding tripartite tricarboxylate transporter substrate binding protein → MSNINRRTLLSAVLGSALPAMAQPAKSDVLRIVVPFPAGSGMDVTGRLLAHTLETTSGRNVIIDNKPGAGAVIGSLDVSRSKPDGNTVLLNSAGHTTNAVLYKSLPFDSKSDFTPITRLATYYGWALLVGANSRFKTLQQFIDAAKASPGKLTIANSGLGNPTHIMASLFCRNAGVELVHVPYKGAPSNDLVSGVVDCTFLAPVSAQGWIQGRQMRALGLSGTVRSPIVPDAPTFAEFGLDVPDIPAWSGIWGPKNMSEAAANSLHAMFAKLGQDPKYRQYIQDGGGVLEAMAPRDFKAFVDSEIDRFARILPPLGIQIS
- a CDS encoding NIPSNAP family protein is translated as MIFELRTYTAEPGRAADFLKLYEHMALPLQNKYLGGLVGFYVSEIGPLNQIVHLWRFDSLADREQRRSAMEADPAWQEYRARSKELGALRQQESQILKPTSFSPR
- a CDS encoding helix-turn-helix transcriptional regulator, whose amino-acid sequence is MWITKDRLFYAGLLGARSLHTQGALVAYVAIDGRLRVRLEGGEWQATEVAIVQPYVPYEIACEGRNVLIVLIEPETVDASALPPLLRLCGAVHAPDFAVHVREVHRRLASQGGALDLRPCDFDQSFFGAALPARALDQRIASVLERIKADPTGAVASDECASRVNLSISRFRHLFKEEVGIPFRNVRAWKRARSLLHHVHTDASLVDVALDIGYPDSTHFSHSIRQVYGLKPRDIIAGSRKLRIIAQAL